In one Myotis daubentonii chromosome 1, mMyoDau2.1, whole genome shotgun sequence genomic region, the following are encoded:
- the LOC132233806 gene encoding cullin-2-like, translating into MSLKPRVKDFDETWNKLLRTIKAVVMLEYVERATWDDCFSDIYALCVAYPEPLGERLYTETKNFLENHVRYLHKRVLESEEQVLVMYHRYWEEYSKGADYMDCLYRNLNTKFIKTNKLTEVDLQYGYGGVDMNEPLMEIGELALDMWRKLMVEPLQTILIRMLLQEIKNDRDGEDPNQKVIHGVINSFVHVEQYKKTFPLKFYQEIFESLFLTEAGEYYKQEASNLLQESNCSQYMEKVLGRLKDEEILCQKYLHPSSYTKVINECQQRMVADQLQFLHAECHNIIRQENKNGMANMYVLLRAVSSGLLPMIQELQNHVRDEGLRATSNSTQENMPTLFVESVLEVHGKFVQLINTVLNGDQHFMSALDKALTSVVNYREPKSVCRAPELLAKYCDNLLKKSAKGMTENEVEGKLTSFITVFKYIDDKDVFQKFYARMLAKRLLHGLSMSMDSEEAMINKLKQACGYEFTSKLHRMYTDMSVSADLNSKFNNFIKSQDTVIDLGISFQIHVLQAGAWPLTQDPSSTFAIPQELNRSVQMFELFYSQHFGGRKLTWLHYLCTGEVKMNYLGKPYVAMATTYQMAVLLAFNNSETVSYQELQDSTQMNEKELTKTIKSFLDVKMINHDSENEDIDAESSFSLNMNFSSKRKKFKITTSMQKDTPQEMEQARSAVDEDRKMCLQAAIVRVMKARKVLRHTALIQEVISQSRARFNPSISMIKKCIEVLIDKQYIEHSQASADEYSYVA; encoded by the coding sequence ATGTCTTTGAAACCAAGAGTCAAAGATTTTGatgaaacatggaacaaactttTAAGGACAATCAAAGCTGTTGTCATGTTGGAATATGTCGAAAGAGCAACATGGGATGATTGCTTCTCAGATATCTATGCTTTATGTGTGGCCTATCCTGAACCCCTTGGAGAAAGACTTTATACAGAAACGAAGAATTTTTTGGAAAATCATGTACGGTATTTGCACAAGAGAGTTCTGGAGTCTGAAGAGCAAGTACTTGTTATGTATCATAGGTATTGGGAGGAATATAGCAAGGGTGCAGACTATATGGACTGCTTGTATAGAAATCTCAACACCAagtttattaaaacaaacaaattgaCAGAAGTTGACCTTCAGTATGGCTATGGTGGTGTAGATATGAATGAACCTCTTATGGAAATAGGAGAGCTAGCATTGGATATGTGGAGGAAATTAATGGTTGAACCACTTCAGACCATCCTTATTCGAATGCTGCTCCAAGAAATCAAAAATGATCGTGATGGAGAAGACCCAAACCAGAAAGTAATCCATGGGGTTATTAACTCCTTTGTTCATGTTGAACAGTATAAGAAAACATTCCCCTTAAAGTTTTATCAGGAAATCTTTGAGTCCCTCTTTCTGACTGAAGCAGGAGAGTATTACAAACAAGAAGCTTCAAATTTATTACAAGAATCAAACTGCTCACAATATATGGAAAAGGTTCTAGGTAGattaaaagatgaagaaattcTATGTCAAAAATACTTGCACCCAAGTTCATATACTAAAGTGATTAATGAATGTCAGCAACGAATGGTAGCAGACCAGTTACAGTTCTTACATGCCGAATGTCATAATATCATTCGACAAGAGAACAAAAATGGCATGGCAAATATGTATGTCTTACTCCGTGCTGTGTCCAGTGGTTTACTTCCTATGATACAGGAGCTGCAAAATCATGTCCGTGATGAGGGCCTTAGAGCGACCAGTAATTCTACTCAGGAAAATATGCCAACACTATTTGTGGAGTCAGTTTTGGAAGTACATGGCAAATTTGTTCAACTTATCAACACTGTTTTGAATGGTGATCAGCACTTCATGAGTGCATTGGATAAGGCTCTTACATCAGTTGTAAATTACAGAGAACCCAAGTCTGTTTGCAGAGCTCCTGAATTGCTTGCTAAGTATTGTGACAACTTACTAAAGAAATCAGCAAAGGGGATGACTGAGAATGAAGTGGAAGGCAAACTTACCAGCTTCATTACTGTTTTCAAATATATCGATGATAAGGATGTTTTTCAAAAGTTCTACGCAAGAATGCTGGCGAAACGTTTACTTCACGGGTTATCTATGTCTATGGATTCTGAAGAAGCCATGATCAATAAATTAAAGCAAGCATGTGGTTATGAGTTTACCAGCAAGCTACATCGGATGTATACAGATATGAGTGTCAGTGCTGATCTCAACAGTAAGTTCAACAATTTTATCAAAAGTCAAGACACAGTCATAGATTTGGGAATTAGTTTTCAAATACATGTTCTACAGGCTGGCGCATGGCCTCTGACTCAGGATCCTTCATCTACATTTGCGATTCCCCAGGAATTGAACAGAAGTGTACAGATGTTTGAATTATTTTACAGCCAGCATTTCGGTGGAAGGAAACTTACATGGTTACATTACCTCTGCACAGGTGAAGTTAAAATGAACTATTTGGGCAAACCATATGTAGCCATGGCTACAACATACCAAATGGCAGTTCTTCTAGCCTTCAACAACAGTGAAACTGTCAGCTACCAAGAGCTTCAAGACAGCACACAGATGAATGAAAAGGAACTGACAAAAACAATCAAATCATTTCTTGATGTGAAAATGATTAACCATGATTCAGAAAACGAAGATATTGATGCAGAATcttcattttcattaaatatgAACTTcagcagtaaaagaaaaaaatttaaaattactacaTCCATGCAGAAAGACACACCGCAGGAAATGGAACAAGCTAGAAGTGCTGTAGATGAGGACCGGAAAATGTGTCTCCAAGCTGCTATAGTTCGTGTCATGAAAGCACGAAAAGTGCTTCGGCATACTGCCCTTATTCAAGAGGTGATTAGCCAGTCAAGAGCTAGGTTTAACCCTAGTATCAGCATGATTAAGAAGTGTATTGAAGTGCTGATAGACAAACAGTACATTGAACACAGCCAGGCTTCAGCAGATGAATACAGTTACGTAGCATGA